The Acinetobacter defluvii genome includes a region encoding these proteins:
- the truB gene encoding tRNA pseudouridine(55) synthase TruB → MSAKSSKIQRRHISGVFLLNKPLGISSNAALQRVRWLFRAEKGGHTGALDPLASGLLPICLGEATKFSHFLLDSTKRYYTTIQLGNSTTTGDVEGEVLLEQAVPELTEDKIQAVLKQFLGNIQQIPPMYSALKKEGRALYELARKGIEIEREARPIHIENIQLLAFTANSITLDVTCSKGTYIRVLGEDIAKALGTFGHLIYLHRIQTGQFTLNPEFTIEYLESLTEQQREALLLPVYAPIAHFPKVQVPEGRAAYFSRGMESNIEHVAAVQVVVFDGEKCLGLAEITEKKRLVPKRVLNL, encoded by the coding sequence ATGTCTGCAAAATCTTCAAAAATTCAGCGTCGTCATATTAGTGGCGTTTTTTTATTAAATAAGCCTTTAGGCATCAGTTCAAATGCTGCTTTGCAACGTGTGCGCTGGCTATTTCGTGCTGAAAAAGGAGGGCATACGGGTGCATTAGACCCACTTGCTTCAGGACTATTGCCGATTTGTTTAGGTGAGGCGACTAAGTTTTCCCATTTTTTGCTTGATTCAACTAAGCGTTATTACACTACGATCCAGTTGGGGAATAGCACCACAACCGGTGATGTGGAAGGCGAAGTATTACTTGAGCAAGCTGTACCTGAGTTGACTGAAGACAAAATTCAAGCTGTTTTGAAGCAGTTTTTAGGTAACATTCAACAAATCCCTCCGATGTATTCAGCGTTGAAAAAAGAAGGTCGAGCTTTATATGAGTTGGCACGTAAGGGAATCGAGATTGAACGTGAAGCGCGTCCTATTCATATTGAAAATATTCAACTTTTGGCTTTTACTGCAAACTCGATCACTTTAGATGTGACGTGCTCAAAAGGGACTTATATTCGTGTTTTAGGTGAAGATATTGCCAAAGCCTTAGGTACTTTCGGGCATTTAATCTATTTACATCGTATTCAAACAGGACAATTTACCTTAAATCCAGAATTTACCATTGAATATCTCGAAAGCTTAACCGAGCAACAGCGTGAAGCATTGTTGTTACCTGTTTACGCACCGATTGCGCATTTTCCAAAAGTACAAGTGCCTGAAGGACGAGCAGCGTATTTTAGTCGAGGTATGGAAAGTAATATTGAACATGTTGCCGCAGTGCAAGTGGTCGTTTTTGATGGTGAAAAATGTCTAGGTTTAGCGGAAATTACTGAAAAGAAACGTCTGGTACCCAAACGAGTTTTAAATTTGTAG
- a CDS encoding lipase secretion chaperone has protein sequence MSKVKLGIIFTLILILVIGIMIWLKPQNTLLNQPQNHQQSKLDLPDQSQYAKSQISEKHSQSFSSASQQDTQINCQIRVDGANRLIVNEQTKDCFEYFITQYGEKTFEQIKTDFLAYIKISYKEPVLSQLSDLWSRYMQYREQLGQLPPPTTSKEDAKYYREILKNIQNLRKKFFSDYEIQGLFGTQNTYDQYTVDRMEILDNKNLSPTEKAEKLKNLFSQLPEDWQENLKQLNQLEDLRKLTAEIKSRNGTAEEIHQMRTNLVGAAATQRLETLDTQRAEWKHRVNQYLTERESIMKSSMSDSAKQSAVNQLRSQQFNNPQEQTRLQTFESVHDQGGKLPFSD, from the coding sequence ATGTCTAAAGTTAAGTTAGGAATTATTTTTACTTTAATTCTTATTCTTGTGATCGGTATCATGATTTGGTTGAAACCACAAAACACCCTACTGAATCAACCACAAAATCATCAACAATCTAAGCTAGATCTACCTGATCAATCACAATATGCTAAATCCCAAATTTCTGAGAAACATAGTCAATCTTTCTCTAGTGCCAGCCAACAAGATACTCAGATTAACTGTCAAATCCGCGTTGATGGTGCCAATCGTCTCATCGTAAATGAACAAACTAAAGATTGCTTTGAGTATTTTATTACCCAATACGGTGAAAAAACGTTTGAGCAGATCAAAACAGATTTTCTTGCGTATATCAAAATCAGTTATAAAGAACCTGTACTCTCACAACTATCAGACCTATGGTCACGTTATATGCAATATCGTGAGCAATTAGGTCAGCTACCACCGCCAACCACATCAAAAGAAGATGCAAAATATTATCGTGAAATCTTAAAAAACATCCAAAATTTAAGAAAAAAATTCTTTTCTGATTATGAAATACAAGGCTTATTTGGCACACAAAATACTTATGATCAATATACAGTTGATCGTATGGAAATTTTAGACAATAAAAATCTCTCTCCAACAGAAAAAGCTGAGAAATTGAAAAACTTATTCAGTCAGCTTCCAGAGGATTGGCAAGAAAATTTAAAACAACTTAATCAACTCGAAGATTTACGCAAACTGACAGCCGAAATTAAATCACGAAATGGAACAGCAGAAGAAATCCATCAAATGCGAACCAACCTTGTTGGTGCGGCAGCAACACAACGTCTTGAAACACTGGATACACAAAGAGCGGAATGGAAACACCGTGTTAACCAGTACCTTACAGAACGTGAAAGTATTATGAAAAGCTCAATGAGTGATTCAGCCAAACAAAGTGCTGTAAATCAGTTACGTAGTCAACAATTTAATAACCCACAAGAACAAACACGTTTACAAACTTTTGAATCTGTACATGACCAAGGAGGGAAATTACCTTTTTCAGACTAG
- a CDS encoding esterase/lipase family protein, translated as MKTKILLSCLVGSTLSLGTMTHASGLVQTKPTYVMSDYAKTKYPIVLGHGMMGFTRLGSASFGLDYWYQITPDLARNGATVFATQVSPFNSTEVRGEQLLQQVDEVIALTGKPKVNLIGHSHGGPTVQYVEIVAPQKVASATAIAGVMKGSPLADTVVSGNFFGTLVNFVVDFLSPTISTLEGNPSLPYDFKAGFRSISVAERTKFNALHPSAAIPKDCSSGQKITSDGIYHYSWTGDQKVTNVFDVVDSAFGVIAGGMLGSQPNDSLVPVCNSIYGQVIRNDYNWNHFDEVNQILGLKAWNAQDPVAVFRQHANRLKLEGL; from the coding sequence ATGAAAACAAAAATATTATTAAGTTGCTTAGTGGGGAGCACCCTATCCCTCGGTACTATGACTCACGCCTCTGGTCTTGTACAAACTAAGCCGACTTATGTTATGTCAGATTATGCAAAAACCAAATATCCGATTGTTCTCGGTCATGGGATGATGGGATTTACACGCTTAGGATCGGCTTCGTTTGGATTGGATTACTGGTATCAAATTACGCCCGATCTTGCTCGTAATGGTGCAACAGTATTTGCTACCCAAGTTTCTCCATTTAACTCTACTGAAGTTCGTGGTGAGCAGCTTTTACAACAAGTAGACGAAGTTATCGCACTAACTGGAAAACCTAAAGTGAACTTAATTGGTCACAGCCATGGGGGTCCTACTGTTCAATATGTTGAAATCGTTGCGCCTCAGAAAGTTGCTTCTGCAACAGCAATTGCAGGTGTAATGAAAGGTTCACCACTTGCAGATACCGTAGTTTCAGGAAATTTCTTTGGTACATTAGTGAATTTTGTTGTTGACTTTTTATCACCAACCATTAGTACACTCGAAGGCAATCCTTCATTACCTTATGATTTCAAAGCTGGATTCCGCTCAATTTCAGTCGCTGAACGTACTAAATTTAATGCTTTACATCCTTCAGCTGCTATTCCAAAAGATTGCTCAAGTGGGCAAAAAATTACAAGCGATGGGATTTATCATTACTCATGGACAGGCGACCAAAAAGTCACCAATGTATTCGATGTGGTCGACTCTGCTTTTGGTGTGATAGCTGGTGGCATGTTAGGAAGTCAACCAAATGACAGTCTAGTACCTGTATGTAACTCTATTTACGGTCAGGTGATTCGTAACGACTACAACTGGAACCACTTTGATGAAGTAAACCAAATACTTGGTTTAAAAGCATGGAATGCTCAAGATCCTGTTGCTGTGTTCCGTCAACATGCCAACCGTTTGAAATTAGAAGGTTTATAA
- the rplS gene encoding 50S ribosomal protein L19, with amino-acid sequence MSGKHPLVQAVENAQLKTDIPAFAPGDTVVVQVKVKEGERERLQAFEGVVIAIKNRGLNSAFTVRKISSGVGVERVFQTHSPVVAGIEVKRRGAVRRAKLYYLRELSGKAARIREKLPARKAK; translated from the coding sequence ATGAGCGGTAAGCATCCTTTAGTTCAAGCTGTAGAAAATGCACAATTAAAAACTGATATCCCTGCTTTTGCACCAGGTGATACAGTTGTTGTTCAAGTAAAAGTAAAAGAAGGTGAGCGTGAGCGTCTTCAGGCTTTTGAAGGTGTAGTCATTGCGATTAAAAACCGTGGCTTGAACTCTGCATTCACAGTACGTAAAATTTCTAGCGGTGTTGGTGTTGAACGTGTTTTCCAAACACATTCACCAGTTGTTGCTGGTATCGAAGTGAAACGCCGTGGTGCGGTTCGTCGTGCTAAACTTTACTATCTTCGTGAATTATCTGGTAAAGCTGCACGTATTCGTGAAAAATTACCAGCACGTAAAGCGAAATAA
- the trmD gene encoding tRNA (guanosine(37)-N1)-methyltransferase TrmD, which produces MFFAVVTLFPEMFEAITAYGISGRAVKRDIIQVHCINPREFAEGNYKRVDERPFGGGPGMVMMAEPLAKAIQRAKTLATQAGAVRVPVVYMSPQGKTLNENAIQQFVDYDGLIVLCGRYEGVDERLIQKYVDQEWSIGDYVLSGGELPAMVLLDSIIRRLPNTMSDEQSAIQDSFVDGLLDCPQYTKPDHFEGLDVPDVLKSGHHANIEKWRFLQRYQRTLERRPELVEKVELTKQQKKWLISKDK; this is translated from the coding sequence ATGTTTTTTGCAGTCGTTACGCTTTTTCCTGAAATGTTCGAAGCGATTACAGCCTACGGTATTAGCGGACGTGCAGTAAAGCGTGACATTATACAAGTCCATTGTATTAATCCACGAGAGTTTGCTGAGGGCAACTACAAACGCGTGGACGAACGTCCATTTGGTGGTGGTCCAGGTATGGTGATGATGGCTGAGCCTTTGGCAAAAGCCATTCAACGTGCCAAAACACTTGCAACGCAAGCAGGAGCAGTTCGTGTTCCTGTGGTGTATATGTCACCACAAGGTAAGACTTTAAATGAAAATGCAATACAGCAATTTGTTGATTATGATGGATTGATTGTATTGTGTGGTCGTTATGAAGGGGTGGATGAACGTTTGATCCAGAAATATGTTGATCAGGAATGGTCAATAGGAGATTACGTATTGTCAGGTGGTGAATTGCCTGCGATGGTTTTATTAGACAGTATTATTCGACGTTTGCCGAATACCATGTCTGATGAACAATCTGCGATACAAGATTCTTTTGTGGATGGGCTTTTAGATTGTCCACAATATACCAAACCAGATCATTTTGAAGGTTTGGATGTGCCTGATGTATTAAAGTCGGGACATCATGCAAATATAGAAAAATGGCGGTTTTTGCAGCGTTATCAACGTACACTTGAGCGTCGACCTGAATTGGTTGAGAAAGTTGAGTTGACGAAGCAGCAAAAAAAATGGCTAATCAGCAAGGATAAATAA
- the rimM gene encoding ribosome maturation factor RimM (Essential for efficient processing of 16S rRNA) — MTPTQNVPEDRIQIGQLRSAYGLNGWLWVYSNTEPMSNIFDYLPWYIETKAGWQVADVKRWKPHGKGLVVALKGVIDRTAADNLVGANIWISKSQLPQPGVDEYYWSDLKGLTVLGLDDEEQEVNLGKIHELFETGANDVMVVRATAESIDGEERMIPWHKDVVQRVDLDAGRIYVNWGVDY, encoded by the coding sequence ATGACACCAACACAGAATGTACCCGAAGATCGTATTCAGATTGGACAGTTGCGTTCAGCATATGGATTAAATGGGTGGCTCTGGGTCTATTCCAATACAGAACCGATGAGCAATATATTTGACTACCTGCCTTGGTATATTGAAACCAAAGCAGGTTGGCAAGTCGCAGATGTAAAACGTTGGAAACCACATGGCAAAGGCTTGGTTGTTGCGCTTAAAGGTGTGATTGATCGCACTGCAGCAGACAATTTAGTTGGTGCTAATATTTGGATTTCAAAATCGCAACTCCCTCAACCTGGTGTGGATGAGTATTACTGGTCTGATCTAAAAGGTTTAACTGTGTTAGGTCTGGATGATGAAGAACAAGAAGTCAATCTCGGTAAAATCCACGAACTGTTTGAAACGGGGGCTAACGATGTGATGGTTGTTCGTGCAACAGCTGAAAGCATTGATGGTGAAGAGCGAATGATTCCATGGCATAAAGATGTGGTACAACGTGTTGATCTAGACGCTGGTCGTATTTACGTGAATTGGGGCGTAGATTATTAA
- the rpsP gene encoding 30S ribosomal protein S16 has protein sequence MVVIRLTRGGAKKRPFYQIIVTDSRNARDGRFIERIGFFNPTAQGKAEKLRLDADRFAHWVAQGAQPSERVASLAAQAKKAAATA, from the coding sequence ATGGTTGTTATTCGTCTTACTCGCGGTGGTGCAAAAAAACGTCCGTTCTATCAAATCATTGTAACTGATAGCCGTAATGCACGTGACGGTCGTTTCATCGAACGTATCGGTTTCTTTAACCCTACAGCACAAGGTAAAGCAGAAAAACTTCGTTTAGATGCTGACCGTTTTGCTCACTGGGTTGCACAAGGTGCTCAACCTTCTGAACGTGTTGCTTCTTTAGCTGCGCAAGCGAAGAAAGCTGCAGCTACTGCATAA
- a CDS encoding type IV pilin protein has translation MKKTGFTLIELLIVVAIIAILAAIAYPSYTNYKVRVNRTDAQAEMMTIAHMLSQYKVTNGNYTNATLAQIYGGSVTPSHGQALYDLTLVAAASTWTLTATPKTSTVQSGNGSISLDSQGQKCWTKGTSCTPTATSNWDGR, from the coding sequence GTGAAAAAAACAGGATTTACGCTTATAGAGTTGCTGATCGTGGTTGCGATAATAGCAATCTTAGCTGCAATAGCATATCCGTCTTATACAAACTATAAAGTTCGTGTGAATAGAACGGATGCACAAGCTGAAATGATGACTATAGCGCATATGCTAAGTCAATATAAAGTGACAAATGGAAATTATACAAATGCAACTTTAGCACAAATTTATGGTGGATCAGTAACTCCCAGTCATGGGCAGGCTTTGTATGATTTAACTTTGGTTGCTGCTGCATCAACATGGACATTAACAGCTACCCCGAAAACTAGTACAGTGCAATCAGGTAATGGTTCAATTAGTTTAGACAGTCAAGGTCAAAAATGTTGGACCAAAGGCACTTCATGCACTCCAACCGCTACCTCAAACTGGGATGGCAGATAA
- a CDS encoding type IV pilin protein yields MKNDSVVKTYQIRFNQGFTLIELMVVVVIISILAAIAIPSYQHFVRRAHVAQAQQEMQKIAEQLERYKARNFSFKGFNASYLYPSNSVFDVLSQTLNLNSKYTITLVDSMDGNLLLTDKSSSGQGWSIKAISEDTTNYSLLLTSRGMHCKNITQENIDYDSCGTEGSEEW; encoded by the coding sequence ATGAAAAATGATTCTGTTGTAAAAACTTATCAAATTAGATTCAATCAAGGTTTTACCTTGATTGAACTCATGGTTGTAGTTGTCATTATTTCCATTTTGGCAGCTATTGCGATCCCAAGTTATCAACATTTTGTAAGGCGAGCACATGTTGCCCAAGCACAACAAGAAATGCAGAAAATTGCAGAGCAATTAGAGCGTTATAAGGCTCGGAATTTTAGTTTTAAAGGGTTTAATGCAAGTTATCTATATCCGAGTAACTCTGTATTTGATGTTTTATCACAAACTTTAAATTTAAACTCAAAATATACGATTACTTTAGTGGATAGTATGGATGGAAATTTACTGTTGACGGATAAGTCTTCAAGTGGGCAAGGCTGGTCGATTAAAGCGATTAGCGAAGATACTACTAATTATTCCTTATTATTAACAAGCAGAGGTATGCATTGTAAAAATATAACGCAAGAAAATATTGATTATGACTCTTGCGGGACAGAAGGTTCTGAGGAGTGGTAA
- a CDS encoding pilus assembly protein: MKKYQMNKSDSDALKQQVQLKNGVKQFKVGAVAAAITSLICASIPSFAADLEIYVPGNSSQGATTIMFLLDISGSMDTRSIEQDYGRICNRDWRGGTTFEGDATNGQYCVASGNEITDQIKKDCDKFGSAYKCFDRISRLRQGMLAVLEGDTAKGVKRLDDDLVIGLSTLGAYTTTYHETGAVKVPARALSENVSGTSKTQREILIEEVKKLRGQTNTPTTRSYAEVVAYLMGKTTQISGGEWYFGGTYNWKDIFAECVSMAETGSCLTWGGVYYGKVPSGFTKGTAKTVNGYSGNVYTTNNAFSGFGYSSDLTKNSGKTAYLAPTTISRQISYTDDEKKCSGQGVYVLTDGVPNYGNGTSGLIRKALGSKGAGFECTDSGAGWNCTLNLASALLDSTKNPANISFKTAVVGFGSDFNTIASSIQTEAGVDALTGISDDIKQAAKWGIRGRGGWYSGSNAKDVAESIADFVDKSGGEIPSISTGSSTVPMDALNPEVIQKYAYFPQFEPKVKPSDSTQLWFGNLKKYYVVNGGVYADENGTASQTVVLKSKLQNLTDLWAKSGVTYPENAPVFSKGGVLSQLLLGLVTTTNDKNESTTSAGRKLLTNYVYDGSKAEDEKVSQDFDLKRIDYTYTTDTKTKTDNAARVRGLMTLLGYNISAEKATEDLDLTSETTSVRQMGSVYHSLPVLLTQEGKAVATQNKTTKKVEISSIGRKDYVMFGTTQGLLSVVDATTGIEKFSFVPKEMIENQAETFRENAGNLTGGKDALYYGIDGEWVAHTVYVTKSDGTLTVNGTVRDVVGGSKEDVENLKGKQWVYGGLRMGGRSYYSMDLTQIDRPKLKFHIDPTTGRVYSKENESGKAFKAIENMAQSWSKPKLDYVNWKGQRKLVMFVGGGYDAGGDHGDGLFANNIRTGYAGYEHYNYVQENKKGSGVYMFDADNGDLLWYADSADTSSDTGVEHASNANLKYSVASDIKTVDRNNDGIVDHLYFGDLAGQAFRVDFKNDGKKDGFDSQIAQVLNLQNVSGTETKYDGVAPRFYMSPVFTAHHSAGKKEGANIIVVSFVSGNKSSPLLATDVSPLNTGKRNSDGLVSDAVYAIYDYDIHPDGTFYPQEHIGVRTLAEDGEEASTNKLKYISNNNIVRSDSTETLVLGAEANATSGWGGWYYPFKKKFNETLTDREDASAGIIKGLTPLIAMEGNLYVTQYDASEDGTSSACGAGVKGNSFTQRLCLPTGVCPQNANYVYNLGAGIVHLNVGPYGEDGEKTIVVPDPADIGVGCVGSDCQSGSKFITAGGVIRFIPNRWYERYAKAE, translated from the coding sequence ATGAAAAAGTATCAAATGAATAAATCAGACTCAGATGCACTTAAGCAACAAGTGCAGTTAAAAAATGGTGTGAAACAATTTAAAGTCGGTGCAGTGGCTGCCGCAATTACGTCTTTAATTTGTGCAAGTATTCCTAGTTTTGCGGCTGATTTGGAAATCTATGTTCCTGGAAATAGCTCACAGGGAGCAACTACAATTATGTTTTTGCTTGATATTTCGGGTTCTATGGATACACGTTCTATAGAGCAGGACTATGGACGTATATGTAATAGAGATTGGAGGGGGGGGACTACCTTTGAAGGGGATGCTACAAATGGTCAATATTGTGTTGCTTCTGGTAATGAAATAACGGATCAGATAAAGAAAGATTGTGATAAATTTGGAAGTGCATATAAATGTTTTGATCGTATTTCAAGATTAAGACAGGGAATGTTAGCCGTTTTAGAAGGGGACACTGCTAAAGGGGTAAAACGATTAGATGATGATTTAGTTATTGGATTATCTACTTTAGGTGCTTACACAACGACTTATCATGAAACTGGAGCGGTTAAAGTTCCAGCTCGAGCATTGAGCGAAAACGTATCAGGTACTTCAAAAACACAACGTGAAATTCTAATAGAGGAAGTTAAAAAACTTCGTGGTCAAACCAATACACCAACAACACGCTCCTATGCAGAAGTGGTTGCTTATTTGATGGGGAAAACAACACAAATAAGTGGAGGTGAATGGTACTTTGGCGGAACCTATAATTGGAAAGATATTTTTGCAGAGTGCGTCAGTATGGCTGAAACAGGCTCATGCTTGACATGGGGAGGGGTGTATTATGGGAAAGTACCTAGTGGCTTTACTAAAGGAACCGCCAAGACTGTAAATGGTTATTCTGGTAATGTTTATACTACAAATAATGCATTTAGTGGTTTTGGCTACTCTAGTGACCTTACAAAAAATAGTGGTAAAACAGCTTATCTAGCACCAACTACAATTTCAAGACAAATTAGCTATACTGATGATGAGAAAAAATGTAGTGGGCAAGGGGTGTATGTACTGACAGACGGTGTACCAAACTATGGTAATGGTACTTCGGGCCTAATACGTAAAGCATTAGGAAGTAAAGGTGCAGGTTTTGAATGTACTGATAGTGGGGCTGGGTGGAATTGTACTTTAAATCTAGCTTCAGCTCTTCTTGACTCTACTAAGAACCCCGCAAATATAAGTTTTAAAACAGCTGTAGTTGGCTTTGGAAGTGACTTTAATACAATTGCTTCATCAATTCAAACTGAGGCGGGTGTTGATGCGTTGACTGGTATAAGTGATGATATTAAGCAAGCAGCGAAATGGGGTATTCGTGGTCGAGGAGGGTGGTATTCTGGTTCGAATGCCAAAGATGTAGCGGAGAGTATTGCAGATTTTGTTGATAAATCTGGTGGGGAAATTCCAAGCATTAGTACTGGATCATCTACAGTGCCTATGGATGCATTAAATCCTGAAGTTATTCAAAAATATGCTTATTTCCCACAGTTTGAACCAAAAGTTAAGCCAAGTGATAGTACTCAATTATGGTTTGGAAACTTAAAAAAATATTATGTAGTGAATGGTGGTGTTTATGCAGACGAAAATGGAACTGCAAGCCAAACAGTGGTTTTAAAAAGTAAATTACAGAATTTAACAGATCTTTGGGCAAAATCAGGTGTGACTTACCCTGAAAATGCACCTGTGTTTTCGAAAGGAGGCGTACTTAGCCAACTCCTTTTAGGTTTAGTAACAACTACAAATGACAAAAATGAATCGACTACATCCGCTGGACGAAAACTTTTAACTAATTATGTTTATGATGGTTCTAAGGCAGAAGATGAAAAAGTTAGTCAAGATTTTGATCTAAAAAGAATAGATTATACATATACAACAGATACTAAAACAAAAACTGATAATGCAGCTCGTGTTAGAGGGCTAATGACTTTATTGGGCTATAATATCAGCGCAGAAAAAGCAACTGAGGATTTGGATCTTACTAGTGAAACTACAAGTGTTAGGCAAATGGGAAGTGTTTATCACTCATTACCTGTACTTTTAACTCAAGAAGGTAAAGCGGTTGCTACTCAAAATAAAACCACAAAAAAAGTAGAAATTAGTTCAATTGGACGTAAAGACTACGTTATGTTTGGAACAACTCAAGGTTTATTGAGTGTAGTTGATGCGACAACAGGTATTGAAAAGTTCAGCTTTGTTCCTAAAGAAATGATTGAAAACCAAGCTGAAACTTTCCGTGAAAATGCTGGTAATCTCACAGGCGGTAAAGATGCGCTATATTACGGTATAGATGGTGAGTGGGTTGCTCATACAGTGTATGTGACAAAGTCTGATGGAACATTAACTGTTAATGGTACTGTGCGTGATGTTGTCGGTGGTTCAAAAGAAGATGTTGAAAACCTGAAAGGTAAACAATGGGTTTATGGTGGATTACGCATGGGTGGGCGTAGCTATTACTCGATGGATTTAACCCAAATTGATAGGCCTAAATTGAAGTTTCATATTGATCCGACTACAGGCAGAGTTTATTCAAAAGAGAATGAAAGTGGTAAGGCATTTAAAGCCATTGAAAATATGGCACAAAGTTGGTCTAAGCCTAAATTAGATTATGTGAACTGGAAAGGACAACGTAAACTGGTGATGTTTGTTGGTGGCGGTTACGATGCCGGTGGCGATCATGGCGATGGGCTATTTGCCAATAATATTCGTACGGGCTATGCAGGCTATGAACATTACAATTATGTACAAGAGAATAAAAAGGGCTCAGGTGTATACATGTTTGATGCTGATAATGGTGATTTATTGTGGTATGCTGATTCAGCAGATACATCGAGTGATACAGGTGTAGAACATGCATCAAATGCAAATTTAAAATACAGTGTTGCTAGTGATATTAAAACAGTAGATCGTAATAATGATGGTATAGTAGACCATCTCTATTTTGGTGACTTAGCGGGTCAAGCATTTCGAGTTGATTTTAAAAATGACGGGAAAAAAGATGGTTTTGATTCTCAGATAGCCCAAGTTTTAAATTTACAAAATGTTAGTGGTACAGAAACGAAATATGATGGTGTAGCTCCACGTTTTTACATGTCACCTGTTTTTACAGCGCATCATAGTGCAGGTAAAAAAGAAGGTGCAAATATTATTGTGGTGAGTTTTGTGTCTGGAAATAAGAGTTCACCTTTATTGGCTACGGATGTTTCTCCATTAAATACAGGAAAGCGAAATTCAGATGGATTAGTTAGTGATGCTGTTTATGCCATTTATGATTATGACATTCATCCAGATGGAACATTTTATCCGCAAGAACATATTGGGGTTCGTACATTAGCTGAAGATGGAGAAGAAGCTTCTACCAATAAATTAAAATATATTAGTAACAATAATATTGTTCGAAGTGACAGCACAGAAACTCTTGTTTTGGGTGCTGAAGCAAATGCTACATCTGGATGGGGTGGGTGGTATTACCCATTTAAGAAAAAGTTTAATGAAACACTGACTGATAGAGAAGATGCGAGTGCGGGTATTATTAAAGGATTAACTCCGTTAATTGCAATGGAAGGAAACTTATATGTGACTCAGTATGATGCCTCAGAGGATGGAACTTCCTCTGCATGTGGTGCAGGCGTAAAAGGAAATAGCTTTACACAACGTCTTTGTTTGCCAACAGGCGTATGTCCGCAAAATGCTAACTATGTTTACAATTTAGGTGCCGGGATTGTTCACTTAAATGTGGGACCGTATGGGGAAGATGGGGAAAAAACAATTGTAGTCCCAGATCCTGCTGATATTGGTGTTGGCTGTGTTGGTTCTGACTGTCAGTCAGGTTCGAAGTTTATTACTGCTGGCGGAGTAATTCGATTTATTCCAAATCGTTGGTATGAACGTTATGCCAAGGCAGAATAA